DNA from Sphingomonas sp. R1:
CGTTGGCGCGCGGCGCTCGATGGTCGGCTCGGGCGATCGGTCGGAGCGGATCCGGACGTATAATTTCCCGCAGGGCCGGGTGACCGATCACCGCATCAACCTGACGCTGCACCGCCTGCCCGAAATCCTGGAAGGCGAGCTCGACGAACTGGTCGGCGCGCTGGTGGCGCAGGACGAGGCCGACCGGCTTGCGCAGCTGGACTCGTAAAACTCCTCCCCGGAACGGGGAGGGGGACCGCGCGGCGGAGCCGCGGGGTGGAGCGGCCGCGCCGCAGGCGCGGAACGCTCTCCACGCCCAGGAACCTCGCCGCTTGCGCGGCGGCCCCTCCACCATTCGCGTTGCGAATGGTCCCCCTCCCCGTGCCGGGGAGGAATTGGGGTGCACGCGGTGGTGAGCGTGCGCGCAGCCCTTGCCGACGCCACCCGCCAGCTTGAAGCCGTGTCCGACACCCCCCGCCTCGATGCGGAGCTGCTGATGGCGCACGCCCTCGGGACCACTCGCGACACCCTCCTGCTCGGCCGACTGGACGATCCCGCGCCCGAAGCCTTTGCTACCCTCGTCGCCCGTCGCCTGACGCACGAACCGATCGCCTATATCACCGGCACTCGCGCCTTCTGGACGATCGACCTCGCCGTCGGCCCCGGGGTGCTGATCCCGCGCCCCGACAGCGAGACGCTGATCGAGACCGCACTCGCCTGGTTCGGCACCCGCGCGCCCGCCCGGATCCTCGATCTCGGCACCGGCCCCGGCACGCTGCTGCTCGCCGCGCTCGCCGAATGGCCGGAGGCGGAGGGGCTGGGCATCGACGCCTCCGAAACCGCGCTCGGCTATGCCCGCCGCAATGCCGATGCGCTGGGTATGGCGAACCGGGCCGCGTTTCGCCGCGGCGACTGGACCGCGGGTCTGGATGGCCGCTTCGACCTGATCCTCGCCAACCCGCCCTATATCGGGACCGACGAGCCGCTGCCGCCGCAGGTTCTGGACCATGAGCCGGCGGAGGCGCTGTTCGCTGGCAGCGACGGGCTCGACGACTATCGGCGCATCCTTCCCGCGCTTCCCGGTCTGCTCGCGCCCGGCGGCGCGGCGGTGATCGAGATCGGCTGGACGCAAGCAGCGGCGGTTTCTTTGCTGGGACAGGAACAGGGCCTGGCCCCAAGCGTCTATAACGACATGGGTGGACGGCCGCGCGTGGTCCGGCTGACTTGAAACTACGCGCAAACGTCACATATTTCTGCTTGGAGAATGGTACGCCAGCGGCTAGAAGAACGCCGGGGCGAGGCACCTTCAACCAAGTTGTTGAGATAAAGGGCTGAGGCCCGACTCCATGGTCATGTGTGCCGCTGCAGTCCGGCGGCCGTGGCAAGCGGAAGGTTCTGGGTACGCCCGGAACCTGCCGCGAATGTAACCCTGCATCCGGAACCTCGATGAATCGACGGACGGCTTTGTAAAGACAGGACAACGAGACCTTGATGAACAATCGTCAGGCCGGCCGCCGTCGCGGTCGGGGCGGCCAGCAACAGCGGCAGGGCGGAGGCTCGAACAACCAGGGCAACGGCAGTCGGATCGATAACCGCGCCCGGGGTAACGCCGCCCAGTTGCTCGAGAAATACAAGAACCTTGCGCGCGACGCGCAGATGCAGGGGGATCGCGTCAACGCCGAATATTATCTGCAGTTTGCCGATCATTATTTCCGCGTATTGAACGAGAACCGCTCGCGCTTTGAAGAGCAGAACCAGCAGCGCCGCCAGCGCGAAGACTTTGACGGCGACGACGAAGAATTCGAAATGGAAGGCGATGCCGGCCGCGAGGACGAGGGCGAGGCGCCCCGCCAGCAGCAGCCGCGCCGCGAGCGCGAACCGCGCTTCGAGCGCGAGGCCCGCGAACCCCGTGGCGAGCGCGAACCGCGCGGCGAGCGTGAATCGCGTGCGGACCGCGAGCCCCGGGAGGGCCGCGAACCGCGCAGCTATCGCGAGGATCGCGCCGAGCGTCCGGAGCGCCGCGAGCGCAGCAACGGTGTCGCCAACGGCCAGGCCAATGGCCATGCGGTCGAGGCCGCGCCGGTCGAAGCCGCTGCCTCGGTAGAAGCAGCGGTGGCCGAGCCGGTCGAGGCGCCCCGTCGCCGCGGTCGTCCGCGTCGCGAGGTGCCGGTCGAGGTCGAGGCGAGCCACGGCATCGACGCCGCAATCCTGCCCCCCGCCATCGGTGCCGATCCCGCCCCGGCTGCGGACGCAGACGCGGAAGAGGCACCCAAGAAGCCCCGCCGCCGCCGCGTGACGAAGAGCGACGAGGCCGAGGCACCCGCCGCCTGAGGCCTCGGAAACCCGACCAGCAAAAGGCCCGCTTCCGAGGAGGAGGCGGGCCTTTTTCTTTGGCGCGGCGGGAAGGGTTGCAGATCGGCTGAACCGCGCGCACGCATTGCCCATGAGACGTGTCGCCTCCGCCTCGGTATCCATCGCCGCGCTGGCGCTTTCCGCCTGCAACCCGCCGACGGCGCAACCGCTGGCGATCTATCGGGACATGCAGCATCCGAACGACTGGGACGACGAACGCGTTGCGGACCGGGAAATCGCGATGCGCTACCCGGCGGTGGGCAAGATCCCGCCGTTCCTCCGCGTGGGCAATCGCCTCTACCTGCTGGTACAAGTCACGCAGCCACGCGCGCTGTCGACAGACGTGGTCTTCAGCGAGAAGATAAGCGCCGCGCGCGTTGCCGCCTTCAAAGTACAACATCCGGAACTCGCTCCGTTGCTCGTGCGGGCACTATCGAAGTCGGAACACCATCCTGAAATCCCTGGCCCAACCCGCTGAACCTGCTACCATCGCCCCAACAATCCGGTTTCGGGGGAGGATCGGCATGCGGCGTGCGGTGTGGCTCTTGGCGGCGGCATGTCCGCTTGCGGCGCAGGCGCAGCAGATCCCTGCGCCGGATCAGACCGCGCAGGGTGATCTCGCCATCACCATCTACCAGAACAACCAGGCGCTGGTGCAGGATGTGCGCACGCTCAGCCTCGCCGCCGGCCGGGTGCGGCAGGAGTTCGCAGACGTCTCCGCGCAGATCCGCCCGGCGACGGTCACGCTGTCGGGCCCCGGCATCGGCATCGTCGAGCAGAATTTCGATTACGACCTGCTCACCCCCTACAAGCTGATGGAGAAGGCGGTCGGCTCGGTCGTCACGCTCGTCCGCACCAATCCCGCCACCGGCGCCGAGACGCGCGAGCAGGCGCGGGTGCTCTCGGCCAATGGCGGCATCGTCCTCCAGATCGGCCCCCGCATCGAAGTGCTGCGCGACGACGGCCTGCCGGTGCGGGTGATCTTCGACAAGGTGCCCGAAAATCTGCGTGCGCGGCCGACCCTCTCGGTCACGCTGCAGGTGGCGAGCGGCGGCCGCGTGCCGGCGACGCTCAGCTATCTCACCCCCGGCCTCGGCTGGACCAGCGACTATGTGATGCTGTTCGACGAGGCGAAGAGCGTGATCGACCTGCAGGGCTGGATCACCCTCGCCAACAATACCGGCACCACCTATACCAACGCCGCCGTGACGCTGGTCGCCGGCGCGCCGAGCGGGGCTGCGGCGTTCGGCCGGCTCGCCGACACGACGGTGGAGACGCCGGGCACCGAAACCGGCGATCGCGAGCGGCTGGGGGACTATATCTTCTACCCGCTGGCCCAGCGCACCACGATCGCCAACGCCCAGCAGAAGCAGGTCAGCTTCCTCGACGTGAAGGGCACGCCGGCGCGCAAGACCTATGAATGGACCAATGGCTGGCTGGGCGCGGACAGCGATCCGCGCAGCGCCGCGACGGTCC
Protein-coding regions in this window:
- a CDS encoding DUF4139 domain-containing protein, which codes for MRRAVWLLAAACPLAAQAQQIPAPDQTAQGDLAITIYQNNQALVQDVRTLSLAAGRVRQEFADVSAQIRPATVTLSGPGIGIVEQNFDYDLLTPYKLMEKAVGSVVTLVRTNPATGAETREQARVLSANGGIVLQIGPRIEVLRDDGLPVRVIFDKVPENLRARPTLSVTLQVASGGRVPATLSYLTPGLGWTSDYVMLFDEAKSVIDLQGWITLANNTGTTYTNAAVTLVAGAPSGAAAFGRLADTTVETPGTETGDRERLGDYIFYPLAQRTTIANAQQKQVSFLDVKGTPARKTYEWTNGWLGADSDPRSAATVLKFSTAKSGGLGDQLPSGTIRVYMRDRKGEPQFIGESRVEAAPMGSAMSLRTGEAFDVKGAAVVVERKKLSAKRWKTTMRYDFTNARADAVTVDLAQTGLWGDVRVLEQSLTGERISADRMEWKVAVPANGKASVTVVFDSRY
- the prmC gene encoding peptide chain release factor N(5)-glutamine methyltransferase; its protein translation is MVSVRAALADATRQLEAVSDTPRLDAELLMAHALGTTRDTLLLGRLDDPAPEAFATLVARRLTHEPIAYITGTRAFWTIDLAVGPGVLIPRPDSETLIETALAWFGTRAPARILDLGTGPGTLLLAALAEWPEAEGLGIDASETALGYARRNADALGMANRAAFRRGDWTAGLDGRFDLILANPPYIGTDEPLPPQVLDHEPAEALFAGSDGLDDYRRILPALPGLLAPGGAAVIEIGWTQAAAVSLLGQEQGLAPSVYNDMGGRPRVVRLT
- a CDS encoding DUF4167 domain-containing protein — its product is MNNRQAGRRRGRGGQQQRQGGGSNNQGNGSRIDNRARGNAAQLLEKYKNLARDAQMQGDRVNAEYYLQFADHYFRVLNENRSRFEEQNQQRRQREDFDGDDEEFEMEGDAGREDEGEAPRQQQPRREREPRFEREAREPRGEREPRGERESRADREPREGREPRSYREDRAERPERRERSNGVANGQANGHAVEAAPVEAAASVEAAVAEPVEAPRRRGRPRREVPVEVEASHGIDAAILPPAIGADPAPAADADAEEAPKKPRRRRVTKSDEAEAPAA